The Halodesulfovibrio sp. MK-HDV genome contains the following window.
TTTTCGCCTGCAAGAAGTAATGATCACGATATTTTTTCATAATAAAACCTGTGCATTTGTACAGTAAAGCGCAGTCAACGCCAAGCGACTTAAAACCAAAAGTCGTAGTATATTACAATGCTGCCATCATATGGTGGTAAAAAAGCAGCACAAATGTGGTTGATGCGCGTAGTCACATAAAAAGAGTTCCTTAATGTGACAAGTAATCCGCAATGGATGTAAAGGGAAAGTGAAATTTCTGCAAGTTTAACGCTACCGAGCGTTCAAAGCTGCAAATTTAGGATTCAACCGCAACCCTTCAATAGCGATGCGGGCACATGCCTCTGCATCTGAACCAGCGTGGTGATGCTGAAGCGTGATGCCTAAATGACCGGATACGGTATTCAACTTGTGGTTTACTAACCCCGGCCACACTTGCCGTGCTAACTTAACAGTGCACAAAAAACGCTCATCCGCTACTGGCATTCCGGCCGCATTAAGGCAGGCTGAAAGAACAGAGCGGTCAAATGATGCATTGTGTGCTGCCACAAAATCCACCCCTTCGAACAGTGGAGTGAACTGCGGCCAAATATCTGCAAACACAGGCTCGTTCTCAACATCTTTCCAGCGGATATTATGCACGCGTACGCAGAACGGGCTGAAAGTGCTTCGCGGCGGCTGAACCAGACGGTACAGGCTATCTACAATCTCACCATCTTCTACACGCACAACCGCAACAGCGCAGGCACTGTCGCGTTTAGCATCAGCTGTTTCAAAATCGATCGCGGCGAATGTTCCTTTGTATCCAGACATATTATTTGCCCCAAGGAAGTACGGGAACCGTGGAAATTGAGTTTTTAGGCGAACCTTCTACCACACGGTCACTATAGGAGAGGTACACAAGCACATTTCGCTTAGCATCGTAGAAACGCACAACCTGCATTGTCTTAAAAAGCAATGAAGTGCGTTTTCTAAATACGTCTTCACCATCTTCTTTACCAGCTCGTATGCGTGCCGGAATATTAATCGGCCCAATTTGAACACAATCAACAGAAGCATCTGATGTATCTGTCGCAATCCCTAATGACCCACTTACTCCGCCTTTTTTTGCACGGCTCAAATAACAGGTCACCCCGTCAATATCTGGATCATCGAAAGCTTCAATAACAATTTTATCGTTAGCTCCAAGCACCTTAAATACCGTGCTCACGGAACCAATCTCTTCTGCTACAGCAACAGAATTCATACCAAGCACAATTGCCATGCTCAGTAGTATCGTACGTAATTTCATACGTTCTCCTCTCCGAATAAATTCAAGACAGCGATTCAACCGTAAAAAAGGCATTTTTGCAAGCTTTGCGCGTTTTCCGATACAGGTTCTACCGTATCATTGGAGTTTTTTTTAGTTGATGTACACTGAAACCATATATGCCCTCTGTGTGAAACCTTCGTCTGTATGCAGGTTATATCCACACAATATTTTACGAGAACAACTAAACAAGGAGATTACCATGCTCCCGGAAATTAATAAGATTCTTCTTGCTACTGACCTATCCGATGATGCCGGAGCCGCTCTGCGCTACGCCATCAGTCTGTCAGAAAAATATAATGCCGAACTCATTATGCTCCATGTACTCCCAGACATGAAAGATCAGGTGTACCTGAACTCCGGATTCGACTTTGCTGCTGTATATGATGATAAGACATTAAAAGTACTACTTGATGCAGGCGCCGAAAAAGCAAAAACAACCGTTGCCAGCCTCATGCAAGAGCAATGTGATGAATTAACTGAAGGCAAATCACAATGTGCAAACATTAAGCTTACGCCAATCATTTCTTCCGGCAGTGCAGTTAAAAAAATTACGGAACACGCAAAACAATGTGACCTAGTAGTTATGGGAACCAAAGGACACAGCAAAATTGGCGGTATTCTCGTTGGTAGCGTAGCACAAGGTGTTATTGCCAAAAGCCCTACGCCGGTACTTATTGTTCGTTCAGCATAACTTTCAGATTATCGGAGATAGCCATGCTGCCTCAAATTCGAAAAGTCTTGTATGCAACAGATCTTTCCGAGCCTGCTAAAAATGCTCTTGGGTATGCGTTATCCATTGCAAAAGTATATCAGGCAGACCTTCTGCTACTGCACGTTATTCCAGATTGGGCACGAAATGTAACTCTAGGTTCCGGTCTCGACTTCGCTACTGTTTATGACGAAGACACCTGGCTCAAAATTAAGGATGATGTTCTGAAAGCCAGCATGAAGCATGCAAAGGAACGTATTGAATCTGCCTACGTGCATTACAAGTATGAATTAGAGGCAGCAGGAGTTGCCACCAGTGTGCATGTGCATACCGGACATCCTGTCAGCACCATTCTACAATTTGCAAGTGAAGTAGATCTGATTGTTATGGGAACATACGGGCATTCCCGAATCGGCAGTTTTTTTGCTGGTAGTGTCGCTCAGGGCGTTATTGCCAAATCCAGCACTCCAGTCATGGTTGTACATTTAGAGAAAAATGGAACAGCCAACCCGTTGTAATATTCAGCCTCAATGAAAAGAGGGTAACGCACTGCGCGCTACCCTCTTTTTTTTCTACATGGATACCAATTTCAACAATTCACTGTTCTTCGTTAACTATCTGCGTAGATCGTCGCTACAAACCATTCATACACCACAAGGCAATATTGCTAGCAAAGCTTCGCGCCTAGTGGCACATCCTTGTCCACCCCGCATAAAACTATCTCGCCATCTTCATCCGCAAAGCCAGTTACAAGACATTCAGACATAATAGGGCCAATCTGTTTTTTTGGAAAATTTACCACAGCCATTATGAGCCGCCCTACCAACTCTTCCGGTGTATAATGCTTTGTAATTTGTGCGCTGGATTTTCGCAGTCCGAGTTCTTCTCCAAAATCAATCTGCATTACATAAGCAGGCTTACGCGCCTCTTTAAAAACTTCGGCAGAGAGGATTTTACCCACGCGCAATTCAACTTTTTCAAATTCATTCCAAGTAATTGTTTCCATATCTACCTCTCCTCTTTTGTTTCTAACGTAAGCTTTCCACCGATTGATGCTGCAATTATGACCATCATCCCCACAACAACCTGCCAAGAGACTGCCTCTCCGTGCACTACCGCCACAAGCAGAACTGCAAGAGGTGGCGTCAAATAACTCAGGAAGCCAATAACAACCATATTGCCTCCTCTTACAGCCTGACTCCACAAGTAGAAAGAAAGCCCCAGCGGTACGCATCCCAAGTAGATAGCAGCAAAAATGTTTTGTGAGGACGGGAACGGCTGAGCGGGACTACTCATATATAGCATTGCAGACAATACAGCAGCATACACAGTAAATGCTGTCATGGGGTTCTGCCTGCCCCTAAGGTAAGACAAGCCTACTGAAAAACTTGCCCAAATAAGTCCACATGCAAGAGATAACATATACCCCTGCATATACTGTATACTTATGACAAGTTCTTTCCCCGCTGCAATGACTAATGCCGCTCCCGCCATTCCTGCAATTGCCGTCAGGAGTATGCTGAATTTCAATTTCCTGAAGAGCAAGACGGCAGAAAAAACGACGATCCAAAATGACCATGTGGTCGTTAAAATAGCTGCTTCTGCAAGCGGAGTATTGTTAAGGGCGTTGTAATATACATAGTGATACCCAAATATTCCCCACAGCCCTAACAAGGTTACTTTCACATCGGGGATGTATATTTTAAATGATCGGGTAAGCAGAACATCCTGTGCATATAAAAACAATGCTGCACTGGTAAAACTGATTACAAGAAGCGTCTCAATACTCATACCTTTCAAGCCGGAACCGGTAGCTGCCGGCAGGCTAGCCCAACACAAAATCGCTCCGAATGCGTACAGATAATATTTCATAAAAAAAATCCCCTTGGCTTTGTTCATGAAGAATAAGCAAAGGGGATTGTATCGTCTTGAATAAAACTGACACGATTACGGACTACACAAGCAATCGCTGCTTCTTGTATTGTCCCGGAGTAACGCCATATCGTTTCTTAAACTGTCGCGTAAGATGACTTTGGTCAGACAAACCTACCTGCATTGCGGCATCGGAAAGAGCTACACCACCGTCTATAAGACTACGGGCTTTTTCCAAACGCAGTTGCGTAAGGTATGCATGCGGGGTCATTCCTTTTTGCAAGCGAAATAACCGAATCAAATGAAAGCTTGTACAGCCGAGCATTGTTGCAAGTTCTTCCAACAGAATGGGGAAATCGAGATGCGCATGAAAGTACTCAATAGCAATTGAAACACGTTTGTCCCCCATATCCCGCACCGGCTTGAGACTCCGCCCCCCGCATTCAATAAAAAATCGGGAGAAGGTGTTGAGTACAAGTTCATCTGCTTGCAAATCGTCCTGTACGCCAAGCATGTACTCATGGAAAATAGTAAGATTTTGCCACAGCCCTGCGTGTTCTAAAACTCTATTTCCCAGCGGAGCCACATATTCTGTTTCGTAGATATGCGTATACTGCTGCTGAAAAAATTCTTCCGTACAGTAAAAACTTCGTAAATGGCTGTCGTGTTCATCACAGGATCGGTTAGCGTGGGGTACTCCCGGTTCAATCAAACTGACAGCACCCGTCTGTAATAGTTTGTTGCCACCATTCACCGTATAGTGTTCACCAGTTTTTGAATTAAGCCACAGCACGTACGCATCATGTAAATGTTCACGAAACTGATGCCCTCCAGCACAGGAGAGAATCTCCAGTCCGGCATATCGTGATGGTGGATACACTATTTTCATACATTCAATCCTAATCACTTTCCCCAGCAAGAAGCAAGGGGCGCAACAGACCATAGATAATAAAAAAATCTGCCCTCTCAGGCAGATTTTTTTATTCTAACAACTTGTTACCATGTACAGTTAGACCGCTGAGGAGATTTCACCCTTCAGTGCTCTATCTTCTTCCACCATCCCTGCTACTTTTTCAGTAAGCCGCAGAAGCTGGTTAGAGAAACTGGCTTCATTATCGTACCACGCTACCAGCTTAAGCATTGTTCCATCCTGAAGTGCAGTCAACTGCCCATCAACAACAGAACCAAACGTGGAACCATTAAAATCGCATGAAACAAGCGGTTCTTCTGTGTACCCGAGATGCTCGTTTGCTGCTTCACGCAGCACCTTGTTCACAGCGTCTACAGTGGTCGACTTTTCCAGTTCGAAAACACAGTCGATCATTGCCACACTTAATGTAGGAACACGGAAAGCAATCCCCTGCAGTCTTCCTTTCATGTCCGGAATAACTTCTGCCACTGTTTCTGTAGTACCTACAGGGGTGGGAAGCATATTCATGTGACACGCACGGGCGCGACGAAGATCTGGGTAATCATCATCCAGCAGCATCTGACGTTGCGTAGCCGGATGGATGGTTGTCATGTACCCTCGTTTCACACCAAAATGCTTATGCAATTGATGCAACGGGAGTGCCAGACAGTTTGTGGTACACGATGCATTTGAAATAATGTGGTGGTCCGCGCGCAAATCCTGCTCGTTTACACCCATAACAATAGTTACATCTGCCGATGGCGCAGGACAGGCAACAATCACCTTTTTAGCGCCACTAGCCATATGTTGCTGACAATGTTCGCGGGCTGCAAAACAGCCTGCCGCTTCTATTACGATGTCACACTCGCTCCAGTCCCACTCATGATGAGCTTTCTGGGTAGCGGACACAAAAGAGTCGTTCAGCATAAAGCCGCCCTCAACACTTTTGGCATCCATAAAACGACCATGAACAGAATCGTACCGTAACAGATGCGTCGCATCTTCAGCGGACATGAGATCGTTAACCGTTACAAGGCGCAAGTTCTCATGTCCGGAGAGTAGGCGGGTCAGATATCGGCCAATTCGGCCGAATCCATTAATCCCAATAGTTACAGACATCTCTCCCCCAGCTGAAAAACACTGCATGTCGAACGAATGGGGACCGTTCGACAACCGAAGGGTCTAGGCTTCCCAAATCTCGATACTTTCTTCGGAGATTTCAATATCTTCGATAAAAGCACTTGCGAATCCTTCTTCACCTTCCGGAACGATGACGACAAACTGAATATCGTGACCATCTGCATGATCTGCAAATGCTTTGAAGCGCTGAGCGGTTTCTGGCAGTGCAAAAAAGTCTTTTGTAACAACGTCAAAAATAAATTTAACGTTCTTTCTGTTCATTGCCTGCAACTCCGGCATAAAGCCGTTTACTTCTTCAGGTTCATCATACCCTTCGAACCCGTAGGTACGAACATTCTGATAACCGGAATCCAGTAAAGCTTCTAATGCGGTTTCTACTAATTCGTCACGCAGTTGTATCACGTCATCATGCATATTTTTCTATAACCTTATAATATATAGTAAAAGATAATCTCCCGCCGCACGCCACACATGCAAAACGGGTCTAGTAATTTCAGCATACACTCGTACTGCATAGCTAATCCCAACTGCCTGGTCAGTCAAGACGAATACTCGCGTGAATTGCGGTTTTTCATCGTATTTTACCTAGTTACTTCTACAATTATTTCTATACTTTTCTGCTCTGCTACCCTGTACCAATTGCAGCTACTACATAAACAGCGGAAGTTTGAGTATAAAACTTCTCTCAAGTACAGCTGTTATATTTTATATCAACCCGCCTCATTATCTCCATAAATATTTTTTGATTGCACTATGGAATAATCAGCGTAAAGTGGCTTTTGCCGCCACTGTTTTCTCAAAAATGAGACTGACGCTCTTGCTTGATGCTCTTCCTTTCGTCCTTTGAGAGCGTTTCAACAGTCCGGCTACTACAAAAATTTATGTGTAATCCCTCTGCAGTACTGCTTGCTGCAGAGGGATTATTACGTCTTTAATGCAATACACCGTCTTTATACGACTTACACGGTAGCCTTTTTTAGAATGAGCACCTGCTACAATGTTAGCACTTACTCGTTTTCTATGGAATAATTTGCAGACTATTTTGACTATCATACCAATTCCTCGTAGTCTTGGACTAGGTATGGAGGACTCATGAACTTTCGACAGCTAGAACTTTTCCTTTCCCTTGCCAAAACGCCTAACATTTCTGTTGTGGCGAAAGAGCATTTCCTCACCCAATCTGCTGTTTCAGTTGCCATTAAAGGACTGGAACAGGAACTTAGGGTTCAGCTTTTTGATCGTCTCAACCGTAGACTGAGCTTGAACTCTAATGGGCGGTTACTGCTACAAAATCTCGAGCCTGTTATGGAAAACTTCCATAACGTACTTCATTCGTTTGAAGGAGATTTGCTCACCGGCATTCTGAAAGTAGGGGCCTCGTCAACTATTGCCGACTACATACTACCGCAAATTCTTTTTGAAGTTTCAGATTCGTATAACAAAGTTACGATTGAAACTGTCTTCTCCAATCCGCAAGCTATCATAACAAAGGTAGAAAACGGCGACGTTGATCTTGGACTGGTGGAAAAAGAAATTCCTAACAAACTTCTTATTTATACTCGCCTTTGCGAGGACGATCTCATCATTGTGTCCACAGATGAGAAGCTGGCTAAAAACGGACCATACGACATTGAAGATTTGCTCGATAAAAAATGGATTATCCGCGAATCGGGTGCCGGAGTTCGAGACGCTCTTGAAGAGTACATGGGTCCGTTAATGAACAAGCTTAATGTGGTACTGGAATTAAATCACACTGAATCTATTAAACGTATTTTACACAACCCGAACACGATTTCCTGTATGTCTCCGTTTGCGATCCAGAGAGAACTGGACAATGGCGAAGTGTTCCCTATTGAAATCAAGGGGCCACCAATCAGCCGTTACTTCTACTCTGTTACTCATAAAGTAAAATATCGCACTCGCTTGCTGGATAAGTTTGAAAAAGCTGTAACCTCGTATCTGGATACAGACAAACTTCTCTACAGGAACTAATGCCAGCGACTTGCAAACTAAGACATTCGCACGTAGACTTTCGGCTAGATGATTATCAAAGAGGATAAGCGCAATGTCATGGAATGAACTGGTACTCGTGGTGGGACAAGACTGGATGTTATTTGGTCTTGCTTTCATTTTATTATTTATGTTTTTACGCCGCACTCTGCGCGTAGGTGGTTTCTTAGGATTCACCGGAGTTATTACTACTATCGCTCTCCTGTCCATGCTTACATGGATGCAGTGGAACAGATATCAAGTTTCCAACTCTATTGTACAGATTATCATAACAGATAACCCTACATTTAGAATCCTGACCCCAACTCAGAAACCGATCTTTAAGCCTGTCGTCGTTACCATCGATAATGTTCGATATGTTACTGATGCCAACAACGAGAAATCACAGAAATATTTGCCATGGCGAGTCATCGCCATGCCTAAGTAAAGTATCGTAAAAAGCCCACCGGTTGGTGGGCTTTTTTTATCGACATAACATCCATATTACGCACTTTTTTGCTCCCTGCAAAAGATGCTGAGATACGCTGCCGAACAAGTAGGCATCGCTACGGGTAACTCCACGTCGCCCCATTACAAGCGTGCTATAATTTCCTTTCTTTAATTCTTTCAAAATAGTTTTGGCGATCAAGCGCTTCCGTTCCGTATCTTCCAACGGCTCATCACGTTCATCTAGTGTAACAAATTTATTCACAACACATTTAGGGTCAAGCTCGGAATGCTTTAATTCTTCTACGACCTTGTCGTGTAATCGCATCTGCTTTTCATGTGCTTTAGCACATTCATTTTTCCACGCGCCTGTATCAGGAAAAAGAGAACAAGATGGCAGCTGCTCTACTGTCAGCACCAGAATAGAGTATCTTCCTCCGCACTTGTCCGCTATCAGCTCCATTAATTCCCGACAATACCTGAGGGCTTCACGGGCACTCTGACTGGCATCATATGCCACAAGAATTCGCAGTTCTTTCACTGTACATCTCCTTTCAGAATACAACGGACTTCTGCCGCTTATTCAGAAAAAGTGTATCTCTCCGGTAATATTCTTTGCATGATAACTATAGTGTTATACTATTCCAGTAAGTTCATTCAAACCATAGTACAATTCATGCTTCGACTTTTAGATTATTACAGGAGTATATTATGGAAAATAAATTTAAGCAGATGTTGCAGAATAGACGGGCAATCAATTTTTTTGATTCAGAACGGGATGTGCCGGATGCATTGCTTAGAGAGCTAGTGGAAGACGCAACACATTCTCCATCCAGCTTTAATTTGCAGCCATGGAACCTGATGATACTGCGCGATAAAGACGAAAAAATGCGCTTGCAAAAACTTGCAATGAATCAACCGAAAGTCAGCGAAGCACCTGTCACACTCATAGTTCTTGCAGATACTAAAGCGTGGGCTAAAGACAACGATGCTTTTAACATAGTACTGAATCATAAATTGGATGACGGGGAATTGAAGGAAGAACAAAAAGACTGGTTTTACGGCGTATGCGGACGCCTTTACGGTCAGTCTCGAGATTTCGAGCTGGCATTTGCCGTAAAAAATGCAGGATTCTTTGCCATGTCTTTAATGTATGCAGCCACGGCTAAAGGAATTCAAACACATCCTATGGACGGGTTTGATCATGATGCAGTAAAAAAAGAATTTAATATTCCAGATAACTATTGGATTCCACTACTTATGTCTGTTGGTTATCACGCAAAAGACGCAGAAATTTTACCAGTAAAAAAACGTAAGTCGTTTGATGAACTGGTTCTTTCTTTTGATTAATATTTTCTGCGGTGGGCAGGTATATGCCCACCGCAGAAAATGATCTTATAAATTTGCTCTGTCTGCTAATTCCAGACACATCTCCGCTTTGTTAAGCGTATAAAGATGGATGCCAGGTGCACCGCCATCAACAAGCTGTCGAATCTGGTTCACAGCAAATTTTAATCCGGCCTCTTTTACAGCCTCATCCCCACCCTTTGCATTTGCTTCTTCCAGAGAAAGATAGAGTTGACCTGGAATGTTTGCACCGCACAGGGTTAAAATACGGCGGATAGAACCAAGAGACTGAATAGGAAGAATACCCGGGATTACCGGCTTATTAATTCCGTTGCTACGCAGACGTGAAACAAAATCAAAATATTCACGTACATCGAAGAACAGCTGAGTAACAACAAAGTCACTGCCTGCATCAATTTTAACTCGTGTATAGTGCAGATCGTCTGCAAAAGTTTGAGATTCCGGATGTGCAGCAGGATATCCCGCAACGGAAACACCGAAATCCGGATGTTCGTTACTCACGAGCTCTACGAGATCAGACGCGTATTTAAACTGTTGATCTCTCCAGCTAAAAGTCTCATCAGCAGGACAGTCACCACGCAAAGCTAATACGTTGTGTACGTCTGCCTCACGCAGCTTATTAATAAACCCGTTTATTTTTTCTTTTGAAGCACCTACACAAGTAAGATGAGCCATTGGTTCGATACCGGCATCATGCTTCATGCGTGAAGTAATTTCGAGGGTGTTATCCTGTGTAGAACCACCTGCACCATACGTTACAGATGCGAACAATGGATTAAGCGCCTTCAAGCGATCCACGGTAGCGAAAAAAGACTCCCACTGTTTTCTCTCTTTCGGTGGAAAAAATTCAAGCGAATAAAAAGGCTTACTCTGACTCTGAATGGCATCAATAATTTTCACAAAACTACCCTCAACATTTCTATTTAAACAACCCAGTTTCACATTTTCATCATGTGATGACTCTTTATATATCAAGAGAACTTGATATGTCAATATTTAAATATAGTCATTTAGTTTCGAGTGGACAGACCTTCCTGTGAGGAGTATTAAACATGTAAGAAAAACATGGAACTTATATAAAGGAGCTGTACTTCTCATGCATGCTTGGCAGATTATCTATTTGGTTGCAGTTATTGCTCTTGCAGCTTTTGTACTCATTCGTTCTCCACAGGGAACAGCTGGAAAAGTTTTGACTTTTATGCTTAACTGGCTTGCACCGTACATTTCTATCACCATTGCTTTTATCGCAATTTTTCAGCAAGGCTTTTTGCCTGCTATTCCATTTTTTGCCCTTGCCGGCTTCTGTTTTATTACTTTCTTAAAACGAAGCACCAACGCAAGCGTGGAATAAACAACTACTTAGTAGATACCCTAACGTATCCTAAATGATTTACTACCGTCGCATAACACTTTTAGTTGTAGCTGCTTTCATTCTAGTCTGCATCTCAACTCTTCCGCTTAAAGCTGAAGTCAGCTGGACTACAGTTGCCAAAGGATTGTCTTTGGCTGAAATCCCTGTAGAAAACGGTGACCTTACTTCTGCTGCGATTACCGCACTGCGCATTTCTCCTGATGACTATGAATTTATGCTGCTCATGCGTTCCAAAGAAGGCGATTCCTTCACTCCGGAACAATGGGCTGCACGCTACAAGCTTACGGCGCTTATCAATGCTTCCATGTACCTTCCGGACAATTCTAAAAGTACTGGGTACATGCGTAACAAAGAGCATACAAACAACGGATTCATCCACAACAGCTTCGGCTCGTTCTTTGTTGCAAACCCCACACGAAAAGGCATTCCGGCTGTAGACATCATAGATAGACACCAGCAGCGGCACACAAACCTGCTTCCCAACTATTCTATTGTAATACAAAACTATCGACTTTTTTCCGCATCACGAACACCTTTGTGGCCGGAAAAAGCTAGTGAAACATCCATTGCAGCCGTCGCAAAGGACACCATCGGTAACATTGTATTTATCCATTGCCGCACACCAATGACGGTACGAAAATTTACAAAACGGCTTCTGGAGTCTCAACTAGAGCTGGTAACCGCCATGTATGTTGAAGGTGGACCGGAAGCGAGTATGTATCTGAAGACATCCAAAATTTCGCGCACTTGGGCAGGACGCTATATTGGAGATTTTTGGAATACCGAAAATAAACAATGGAGTCTGCCAAACGTCTTAGGCATCCGCGCAAAGGTTGATCGCTAGTTACTTGATTTTGCATTCATGCCTTGGTAGTTCTTCAGCAGGTCTTCTCAAATGGCTACGTCACGTAGACACGTTTTTTAGACCCAAAACGTTCAAACACACGTTACCTGTCCGGTAGCGATACAAATACTTATTTACGTTAGGAGAGCGCATATGCCTCTTTATGATTTTGAATGCCAGAAGTGTAACGAAGTGTTCGAAGAAATTACTTCTTCCGACTGTACTTCCGGAGAAACTTGTCCTGCATGCGGAAGCACTGACACCGTTCGTATGCTTTGTGCTCCAAGCCCTATTCCGGGCAGTGGTGTTGACCGTCTACCAAGCACACTTATGCGTGGTGGCGGAGCTAAATTTGAAAAAGTGCCCATGCCGAAAAAGCCAATTCCAAGATCAAAACCTGTCTGCCCATCCGGTGGATGCGGTGGCTGCCCAGGCAGTTCCAGTAATTAAAAAAAGAGCCGAAGCATTTTTGCTTCGGCTCTTTTTTTTAATTATGTACTATAATGATTGTCCACGCCTGCGCGTCCTACGCTGCTGAGGACGACGGTCTGATCTATGCGGATCGACATGCACGAGTGCATCTGCAACATCATACTCGCTGCCTTGAAGTAGTGCCTCTACTTTATCTGCAATTGCATGGCCTTCCTCTACTGAAATAGCACCATCGACAGAAATATGCAGATCAACAAACACTGCGAGCCCCTGATAACGAGTTCGAACCTTGTGTACGTCCTGAACTCCATCAACAGATGCCGCCAGCAGCTTCAAGCTCTCAACAGTATCCTTCGAGACACCCTTATCAACCAGCTCGTTCACAGCAGGCAATGTCACTTCCCAAGCTGCATGCATAATGAAGAACGCGACAATAATCGACCCAACAAGATCGACCCAATGTAATTCCGGAAATACAAGCGCCACGAGCACAGAGAGACCTGCTGGAATAGAGCTAAGCGCATCACTTCGATGGTGCCATGCGTTAGCCACAACAGATGGAGCTCTGTGCAGCCGTCCGTAATGTGCTGTCCATCTGTATAAAATTTCTTTCACAACGATTGAAGCTA
Protein-coding sequences here:
- a CDS encoding nitroreductase family protein is translated as MENKFKQMLQNRRAINFFDSERDVPDALLRELVEDATHSPSSFNLQPWNLMILRDKDEKMRLQKLAMNQPKVSEAPVTLIVLADTKAWAKDNDAFNIVLNHKLDDGELKEEQKDWFYGVCGRLYGQSRDFELAFAVKNAGFFAMSLMYAATAKGIQTHPMDGFDHDAVKKEFNIPDNYWIPLLMSVGYHAKDAEILPVKKRKSFDELVLSFD
- a CDS encoding universal stress protein, whose translation is MKELRILVAYDASQSAREALRYCRELMELIADKCGGRYSILVLTVEQLPSCSLFPDTGAWKNECAKAHEKQMRLHDKVVEELKHSELDPKCVVNKFVTLDERDEPLEDTERKRLIAKTILKELKKGNYSTLVMGRRGVTRSDAYLFGSVSQHLLQGAKKCVIWMLCR
- the creA gene encoding protein CreA; translation: MKLRTILLSMAIVLGMNSVAVAEEIGSVSTVFKVLGANDKIVIEAFDDPDIDGVTCYLSRAKKGGVSGSLGIATDTSDASVDCVQIGPINIPARIRAGKEDGEDVFRKRTSLLFKTMQVVRFYDAKRNVLVYLSYSDRVVEGSPKNSISTVPVLPWGK
- a CDS encoding universal stress protein, encoding MLPQIRKVLYATDLSEPAKNALGYALSIAKVYQADLLLLHVIPDWARNVTLGSGLDFATVYDEDTWLKIKDDVLKASMKHAKERIESAYVHYKYELEAAGVATSVHVHTGHPVSTILQFASEVDLIVMGTYGHSRIGSFFAGSVAQGVIAKSSTPVMVVHLEKNGTANPL
- a CDS encoding LysR family transcriptional regulator; this translates as MNFRQLELFLSLAKTPNISVVAKEHFLTQSAVSVAIKGLEQELRVQLFDRLNRRLSLNSNGRLLLQNLEPVMENFHNVLHSFEGDLLTGILKVGASSTIADYILPQILFEVSDSYNKVTIETVFSNPQAIITKVENGDVDLGLVEKEIPNKLLIYTRLCEDDLIIVSTDEKLAKNGPYDIEDLLDKKWIIRESGAGVRDALEEYMGPLMNKLNVVLELNHTESIKRILHNPNTISCMSPFAIQRELDNGEVFPIEIKGPPISRYFYSVTHKVKYRTRLLDKFEKAVTSYLDTDKLLYRN
- a CDS encoding DMT family transporter, producing MKYYLYAFGAILCWASLPAATGSGLKGMSIETLLVISFTSAALFLYAQDVLLTRSFKIYIPDVKVTLLGLWGIFGYHYVYYNALNNTPLAEAAILTTTWSFWIVVFSAVLLFRKLKFSILLTAIAGMAGAALVIAAGKELVISIQYMQGYMLSLACGLIWASFSVGLSYLRGRQNPMTAFTVYAAVLSAMLYMSSPAQPFPSSQNIFAAIYLGCVPLGLSFYLWSQAVRGGNMVVIGFLSYLTPPLAVLLVAVVHGEAVSWQVVVGMMVIIAASIGGKLTLETKEER
- a CDS encoding AraC family transcriptional regulator, with protein sequence MKIVYPPSRYAGLEILSCAGGHQFREHLHDAYVLWLNSKTGEHYTVNGGNKLLQTGAVSLIEPGVPHANRSCDEHDSHLRSFYCTEEFFQQQYTHIYETEYVAPLGNRVLEHAGLWQNLTIFHEYMLGVQDDLQADELVLNTFSRFFIECGGRSLKPVRDMGDKRVSIAIEYFHAHLDFPILLEELATMLGCTSFHLIRLFRLQKGMTPHAYLTQLRLEKARSLIDGGVALSDAAMQVGLSDQSHLTRQFKKRYGVTPGQYKKQRLLV
- a CDS encoding 3'-5' exonuclease, giving the protein MSGYKGTFAAIDFETADAKRDSACAVAVVRVEDGEIVDSLYRLVQPPRSTFSPFCVRVHNIRWKDVENEPVFADIWPQFTPLFEGVDFVAAHNASFDRSVLSACLNAAGMPVADERFLCTVKLARQVWPGLVNHKLNTVSGHLGITLQHHHAGSDAEACARIAIEGLRLNPKFAALNAR
- a CDS encoding tRNA-binding protein gives rise to the protein METITWNEFEKVELRVGKILSAEVFKEARKPAYVMQIDFGEELGLRKSSAQITKHYTPEELVGRLIMAVVNFPKKQIGPIMSECLVTGFADEDGEIVLCGVDKDVPLGAKLC
- a CDS encoding type I glyceraldehyde-3-phosphate dehydrogenase, encoding MSVTIGINGFGRIGRYLTRLLSGHENLRLVTVNDLMSAEDATHLLRYDSVHGRFMDAKSVEGGFMLNDSFVSATQKAHHEWDWSECDIVIEAAGCFAAREHCQQHMASGAKKVIVACPAPSADVTIVMGVNEQDLRADHHIISNASCTTNCLALPLHQLHKHFGVKRGYMTTIHPATQRQMLLDDDYPDLRRARACHMNMLPTPVGTTETVAEVIPDMKGRLQGIAFRVPTLSVAMIDCVFELEKSTTVDAVNKVLREAANEHLGYTEEPLVSCDFNGSTFGSVVDGQLTALQDGTMLKLVAWYDNEASFSNQLLRLTEKVAGMVEEDRALKGEISSAV
- a CDS encoding universal stress protein, producing MLPEINKILLATDLSDDAGAALRYAISLSEKYNAELIMLHVLPDMKDQVYLNSGFDFAAVYDDKTLKVLLDAGAEKAKTTVASLMQEQCDELTEGKSQCANIKLTPIISSGSAVKKITEHAKQCDLVVMGTKGHSKIGGILVGSVAQGVIAKSPTPVLIVRSA